Proteins encoded together in one Candidatus Sulfotelmatobacter sp. window:
- the lspA gene encoding signal peptidase II: MTRNSARVTHFVIALLVVGLDRWSKRLVAAHIAMYSHIQIIPGFFRLTHTENTGAAFSLFAESPSHWKIAMLIAFSTVAMVIVSVLLWKQTSGITVTGIALSLILGGAVGNLWDRVASGSVVDFLLVYYKQYQWPVFNLADSAIVIGASLLVIEILWARPHPLDQHS, encoded by the coding sequence ATGACCCGTAATTCCGCCCGCGTCACTCACTTTGTAATCGCCCTGCTCGTGGTTGGGCTCGACCGCTGGAGTAAGCGCCTAGTCGCCGCCCACATCGCGATGTACTCGCACATCCAGATCATCCCCGGATTTTTCCGGCTCACGCATACCGAAAACACCGGCGCGGCCTTCAGCCTCTTCGCCGAATCTCCGTCGCACTGGAAGATCGCAATGTTGATCGCCTTCTCTACCGTCGCCATGGTGATCGTCTCGGTTCTGCTTTGGAAGCAGACCAGCGGAATTACCGTCACCGGCATCGCATTGTCATTGATTCTGGGCGGTGCCGTCGGAAACCTCTGGGACCGCGTGGCCAGCGGGAGCGTCGTCGACTTTCTGCTCGTCTATTACAAGCAGTATCAGTGGCCGGTGTTCAATCTGGCGGACAGCGCAATTGTTATCGGGGCCTCGCTGCTGGTGATCGAAATCCTGTGGGCGAGGCCGCATCCTTTGGACCAACATTCTTAG